A genomic stretch from Bos javanicus breed banteng chromosome 29, ARS-OSU_banteng_1.0, whole genome shotgun sequence includes:
- the GATD1 gene encoding glutamine amidotransferase-like class 1 domain-containing protein 1 isoform X2: MASERLPSRPACLLVASGAAEGVSAQSFLHCFTLASAAFNLQVATPGGKTMDFVDVNESNARWVQDFRLKAYASPAKLESIDGARYHALLIPSCPGALVDLASSGSLARILQHFHSESKPICAVGHGVAALCCATSEDRSWVFQGYSVTGPSVYELVRVPGFAHLPLIVEDFVKDAGACFSASEPDAMHVVLDRHLVTGQNASSTVPAVQNLLFLCGSR, translated from the exons GTGTGTCGGCCCAGTCCTTCCTCCACTGCTTCACGCTGGCCAGCGCTGCCTTCAACCTGCAAGTGGCCACGCCTGGG GGGAAGACCATGGACTTCGTCGACGTGAATGAGAGCAACGCACGCTGGGTGCAGGACTTCCGCCTCAAAGCTTACGCCAGCCCCGCCAAGCTGGAGTCCATTGACG GTGCCCGCTACCACGCCCTGCTGATCCCCAGCTGTCCTGGGGCCCTGGTGGACCTGGCCAGCAGCGGGTCCCTGGCTCGCATCCTGCAGCACTTCCACTCTGAGAGCA AACCCATCTGCGCTGTGGGCCACGGCGTGGCCGCCCTCTGCTGCGCCACTAGTGAGGACAGGTCCTGGGTGTTCCAAGGCTACAGCGTCACCGGG CCCTCAGTGTACGAGCTCGTGCGGGTGCCGGGTTTCGCCCACCTGCCCCTGATTGTGGAGGACTTCGTGAAGGACGCGGGGGCCTGCTTCAGCG CCAGCGAGCCTGACGCCATGCATGTGGTGCTGGATCGCCACCTGGTCACCGGGCAGAACGCCAGCTCCACCGTCCCTGCCGTGCAGAACCTGCTCTTCCTCTGTGGCAGCCGGTGA
- the GATD1 gene encoding glutamine amidotransferase-like class 1 domain-containing protein 1 isoform X1 encodes MASERLPSRPACLLVASGAAEGVSAQSFLHCFTLASAAFNLQVATPGGKTMDFVDVNESNARWVQDFRLKAYASPAKLESIDGARYHALLIPSCPGALVDLASSGSLARILQHFHSESKPICAVGHGVAALCCATSEDRSWVFQGYSVTGPSVYELVRVPGFAHLPLIVEDFVKDAGACFSASEPDAMHVVLDRHLVTGQNASSTVPAVQNLLFLCGSRK; translated from the exons GTGTGTCGGCCCAGTCCTTCCTCCACTGCTTCACGCTGGCCAGCGCTGCCTTCAACCTGCAAGTGGCCACGCCTGGG GGGAAGACCATGGACTTCGTCGACGTGAATGAGAGCAACGCACGCTGGGTGCAGGACTTCCGCCTCAAAGCTTACGCCAGCCCCGCCAAGCTGGAGTCCATTGACG GTGCCCGCTACCACGCCCTGCTGATCCCCAGCTGTCCTGGGGCCCTGGTGGACCTGGCCAGCAGCGGGTCCCTGGCTCGCATCCTGCAGCACTTCCACTCTGAGAGCA AACCCATCTGCGCTGTGGGCCACGGCGTGGCCGCCCTCTGCTGCGCCACTAGTGAGGACAGGTCCTGGGTGTTCCAAGGCTACAGCGTCACCGGG CCCTCAGTGTACGAGCTCGTGCGGGTGCCGGGTTTCGCCCACCTGCCCCTGATTGTGGAGGACTTCGTGAAGGACGCGGGGGCCTGCTTCAGCG CCAGCGAGCCTGACGCCATGCATGTGGTGCTGGATCGCCACCTGGTCACCGGGCAGAACGCCAGCTCCACCGTCCCTGCCGTGCAGAACCTGCTCTTCCTCTGTGGCAGCCG GAAGTGA